In one Plasmodium vivax chromosome 4, whole genome shotgun sequence genomic region, the following are encoded:
- a CDS encoding hypothetical protein, conserved (encoded by transcript PVX_003940A): MKFGKSIRREMQNHPGMHYLGYKGLKRIIKRIRESQVEGRPIERKNLSDQFEDLLHYDLGKIEKTFQKLFLEINDMKNEIEEKFASRIFNSEELKVNKRICSFDNLLEMLKEGGVVSEEVLDFCVRLSLLSSKCKVIRTYVVYNYVGLVKILKKRRKRCGGEAAKEAEQNAEQEAEQEADQHVDQHADQHADQHADQSEGLAQLDLPTSPPHTAPPPVANVVASIVATYSWCLSDELPQLITSVNVISDEFMQQLCNSPVRADKYMCPICLCLIHDPVTLNSCFHSFCWNCLATAIQKYSIDSCPSCRTKIAFDRESFKIDGILCQFLKKHFVSESAAEWGSPPREEAHQGEEAHQGEEAHQGEEAHQGEEAHQGEEAHQGGEAYQGGEAYPGAKPDAPIIHCALQNGREPLEGRTEKLTGRSTNYRIGEGMPGSASVAKRRTPPGRSLDGKDPAAPILPNDGEDTPDEAREHFFAWYSSPPDEGERDPWENFDEYLTVLNSVDKYVVEDRGRESDSCCSDECREGVFPQPDATKRGPKGGAPDASYSLVSDVLSYAFS, encoded by the coding sequence ATGAAGTTCGGGAAGAGCATACGGAGGGAGATGCAGAACCACCCGGGGATGCACTACCTGGGTTACAAAGGGTTAAAGAGGATAATAAAAAGGATTAGAGAAAGTCAGGTGGAAGGAAGGCCCATCGAAAGGAAGAACCTGAGTGACCAGTTCGAAGACTTGTTGCATTACGACTtgggaaaaattgaaaaaacatttcaaaaattatttctcgAAATTAATGACATGAAGAATGAAATTGAGGAGAAGTTTGCCTCTCGTATTTTTAACAGTGAGGAGTTAAAAGTGAATAAAAGAATTTGTTCGTTTGACAATCTGCTGGAGATGTTGAAGGAAGGGGGGGTGGTGTCTGAGGAGGTGCTGGACTTTTGCGTCCGGCTGAGTTTGCTCTCCAGCAAGTGCAAAGTCATTCGGACCTACGTGGTGTACAACTACGTGGGGCTGGTGAAGATCCTCAAGAAGAGGCGGAagcgctgcgggggggaagcggcgaaggaAGCGGAGCAAAACGCGGAGCAGGAGGCGGAGCAAGAGGCGGATCAACACGTTGATCAACACGCTGACCAACACGCTGACCAACACGCTGATCAGTCGGAGGGCCTCGCTCAGCTGGACCTCCCCACCTCCCCTCCAcacaccgctcccccccccgtggccAACGTCGTGGCCAGCATCGTGGCCACCTACTCGTGGTGCCTCTCCGACGAGCTGCCCCAACTTATAACCTCAGTTAATGTCATCTCGGACGAGTTCATGCAGCAGCTCTGTAACTCCCCCGTCAGAGCGGACAAATACATGTGCCCAATCTGCCTCTGCCTTATACATGACCCAGTTACTTTAAATTCCTGCTTCCACTCCTTCTGTTGGAATTGCCTAGCCACGGCCATCCAGAAATACTCCATCGACAGCTGCCCCTCGTGTAGGACCAAAATTGCTTTCGATCGGGAGTCCTTCAAAATTGACGGCATTTTGTGccaatttttgaagaagcactTTGTGAGTGAGTCAGCAGCGGAGTGGGGCAGCCCCCCTCGAGAAGAGGCGcaccaaggggaagaggctcaccaaggggaagaggctcaccaaggggaagaggctcaccaaggggaagaggctcaccaaggggaagaggcTCACCAAGGAGGTGAGGCATACCAAGGGGGCGAAGCATACCCAGGAGCCAAACCCGACGCACCCATCATTCATTGTGcccttcaaaatgggagagAACCCCTGGAGGGAAGGACAGAGAAGCTTACCGGGAGAAGTACAAATTATCGAATTGGTGAGGGGATGCCCGGCTCAGCGAGTGTAGCGAAACGAAGAACCCCCCCTGGGAGATCCCTCGATGGGAAGGATCCCGCTGCCCCCATTTTACCGAACGATGGGGAAGACACACCTGATGAGGCGAGAGAGCATTTCTTCGCGTGGtactcctccccccccgatgaAGGCGAAAGGGACCCCTGGGAAAATTTCGACGAGTACCTGACCGTTTTGAATAGCGTTGATAAGTACGTGGTGGAGGACCGGGGGCGGGAGAGCGACTCCTGTTGCAGCGACGAATGTCGCGAAGGAGTCTTTCCGCAGCCGGACGCGACAAAGCGGGGGCCCAAGGGGGGCGCGCCCGACGCGTCGTACAGCCTGGTCAGCGACGTCCTGAGCTACGCCTTCAGCTAA